DNA sequence from the Thermodesulfovibrionales bacterium genome:
GGAATCACCCCTCTTTTCGGAACTAAAAAACCTCATAGCAAAGTCACTCGGATTGCCGGGTGCGATAAAAGCCCTTCTCAGAGCGGCCGGCACGAAGGCCGCCTTTATCCACGGTCCCTATGCAGAAGGCGAAGATGTGGATACGGTCGATCTCGTCATCATCGGAGCCACGCCCACGGTGTTGAAGGGGCTGAAGGATTTAGAAAAGAAATTCGGCATCAAGATAAATTCCACTTTGATAGAAGAGGCTGAATATAAAGCGAAGAGGAAAAAGAGAGACGCCGGCTTAAAACGACTCCTCTCCGGGAAAAGAATCTCCCTGATAGGAAGGGCGTAGGCGCAGATCTCCCCGGAAGCTCGGGGAAAGAAAGGGGGTGAAATGAATGGCAACTAAGAAGGCAGCAGCAAAGAAACCCGCAGCGAAAAAAACGGCGAAGAAGACCGCAAAGAAAAAATAAGCAAAGTCATGGGTAACTTTGGGCTGGAGAACGCCATCTCCAGCCTTTTTTTTGTTTGCGGTCTTCCCCAGATATGAAACTCGATTTTCAGAAAAAATTCAAGCGAAATCTGTAACCCTTTGATTTAAAAGGTTCTTGCTGGCAAGGAAAGGGCTTGAGGTTGTTCTGATTCAGACACAATCTCCCAACATTCAGGACAGGAGAGCAGTTTCTTCATAAATTTGAGGTTCGTTGAATGGCCGGATTTGGACGCAAAGATATGGCCGTATATAGGGAACCCGATCAAAGAAAAATCGCCGATTAAGTCCAGAACCTTGTGCCGGACGAACTCATCCTTAAATCTCAATCCCGATGAGTTCATCACGCCTGTATCGCTGAGGATAACGGCATTATTAAGAGACCCGCCCTTTGCAAGACCCTTGGCCATCATGTATTCGACATCTTTTAAGAAGCCGAAGGTCCGTGCGGGTGCTATCTCTCTTATAAACGTTTCTTCGTTCAACTCGATATCAAGATTCTGTTCACCGAGCAGGTGGTGGCTGAAGTATATCCTGTATGTTATTTTTCTCCCGTCATAGGGATAGATGGCCACCTCCGAATGCCCGTCCTCCATACTGATCGGCCTTGTAATCCTCAGATAAGGCCTCTTCTTGCCCTGCTTTGCTATACCGGCCTTGAGGATAATGCCCACCAGTTCAGTGGAACTCCCGTCAAGTATCGGAATTTCAGGTCCATCCACTTCTATAATGACGTTGTCTATTCCCAATCCCGCAAGCACGGCCATGATGTGCTCCACTGTCTTGATTTTAATCGTTTCGTTACCGAGCGTTGTCGCGAAAGCCGTATCCGTCACCGCTCCAATATGGGCACGAACGACCATCATCCTGTCCGTCCGGTGAAAAATAACACCGGTGTCGCGGGGAGCCGGTTTCAAAGTTACGGAAGCGTATCTCCCGGTGTGGAGGCCGATGCCGTGAAACATAACTTCCTGCTTTAATGTTCTCTGTAAGCGCATAACCTGTGTAACAGGATAAGCAAGGTTAATGCCAGAAAAAATCTTAGAGAGAGCTCATGGAATTCGTCCCGAAGGGGAAACTATTGGCAGAGCGAGATATGGCATAAAATCTTTATATAACCGTATGTTGCACTTCAAAAGAGTCAATAGACCGGATGACGAAAGAAGGAAAGACGAGGGTGGCGCCATCAACGATGTTGTTGAAATTCATGTACGTGTTGCAGTATTGCTACATCGCAACGCCGCCACCAACCACCATCTCCTTCACCCTGATCGTCGGCATTGCATCCGAGACAGGAACCCCCTGAGCGTCCTTTCCGCACGTGCCTATTGAGAACCCGAGGTCGGATGCCACCATGTCAATCGATCTGAGGACTTCCTGACCATTGCCCGTGAGTGTCGCTCCCCTGACCGCCTCTCCTATCTTCCCGTTTTCGATCATATATCCCTCCTGGACATCAAAGACAAAATCCCCCGTTACGGTATTGACCTGGCCGCCACCCATTTTCCTGACGAAGAGACCTTTCGGAGTAGATCGCAGGATATCATCCGGAGAAGAGTCTCCCGGGGCGAGGAATGTATTCGTCATCCTCGGAATTGGACGATGCCGGTAAGATTCCCTGCGGCCGTTTCCTGTGGGCTTGACGCTGTCGCGCATGGCGGCGAGCCTGTCGTAGAGATAACCGACAAGCATCCCCCTGTCCACGAGAACAGTTCTCTGTGAAGGAATGCCCTCATCATCGAAGCGAAAAGAGCCCCGCTTATTCGGAAGGGTCGAATCATCAATTACCGTTACAAGACGTGATGCAACCTCCTGGCCCAGTTTCTGAGAATAGATGGATAAGCCCTGCTGGGCAAGGTCCGCTTCGAGGCCGTGTCCTATGGCTTCGTGAATCATGGTCCCTCCCGCCTCCGAGGATATCACAATCGGCATTCTGCCGCCGGGTGCCTTTCCGGCTTTAAGCATCATGATTGCGCGCTTCGAGGCTTTTTGCGCCATATCCTCTACGGAGACGCTATCGAATAGTTCGAACCCAATATTCCCGCCTGCCGCTTCATAGCCTGTCTGGATCTCGCCCGTCTCAGCGGCGACAACCTGGACCGCTGCCACCGTCTGGATGCGCTCATCCCCTGCGATGGTACCGTCGGAAGTCGCCACCTGAACCTTCTGTGCAAAGTCACGATAGGTGACCGTAACTTGCCTGATGTGATCGTCAAGGGAACGAGCCGCCGTATTGGCAGATTTTACGAGACGTATCTTTCTTTCCATCGGGACAAGGTCAGGTCGTATCGTAATGGAGGAATCAAAGGTAGGGTTTCGTTTTGTCATGTCGAGGACGCATGTGCCGGTCTTCCTTGAGAAGGATCCGCTCAGGTCCGTCGCGAGGCGGATGAGCGAATCCCTGGAAAGATCATTACTGAAGCCGTAGGCGGTCTTTCCCCCCGAGATGAGTCTCATCCCTGCGCCGCTGTCGATTCCCGAAATGATCTTTTCGAGCCTGCCGTCTTCGAGTTGGATCGATGTGACCTTTCTTGATTCGACGAAGACATCGGCATAGTCCCCGCCGCGTGCCAAAACCTCTTTCAAGAGAGAAGCGAGTAAATCTGTATCTAACATGGAGCCTATCTTCCGGTTCAATTCTGGACTTATGAAAGCAATCTATTATAGCATTAACGATGCAGGCTGAATCCTGCTGATTACCGAAGATTATCGGAGGGTTCATGCGACGTGTCGGTGTCATCGCCGGGAGCGGTTTCTATGAGATGGAAGGGATCAGAGAAAAAGGTTCGAAGAGGGTGACTTCTCCCTTCGGAGACCCATCAGACAGGTACAGAATCTACGAACTGTCCGGGACGGAGGTCATTTTTCTTTCACGACACGGCAGCCCGCACCGGATACCGCCTCATGAAATAAATTACCGCGCAAACATATCGGGCTTTCGGGAAATGGGGGTCGAGAGGATATACGGGATTCATGCTGTCGGAGGGATGAACAGAGGGATGAAGCCGGGTGACATCGTGATTCCCGATCAGATCGTAGATCTGACTCACAGCAGGGCGGCGACCTTCTACAGCGGGAGCGACGTTGTTCACATCGATTTCACGACTCCCTATTGTGATGACCTGCGAGCCCTTCTTTTTGCGTCCGGGAGGAGAGGAGGAATAGAGCTCAGGGAATCGGGAACGTACGTCTGTGTCAACGGCCCGAGACTTGAAACTGCGGCTGAGATAAGGGCATTTGCCGGCATGGGCGGAGACGTCGTCGGCATGACCGGCATGCCCGAGGCCTCCCTCGCGAGGGAGCTCGCAATCTGTTTTGCCGGTATAGCTGTTGTGACAAACTATGCCGCAGGTATTTCTGAAAAGAGGCTCACGACAAGAGAGGTCGTCGAGACGATGAAAGTCGCTATGGGCCGCATACGGGCGCTTGTGCGTGGCGCACTCGAGATCATGCCTGAGAATCGAGCGTGCGAATGCGCGAAAGCGCTTGATGATGCGAGGATGCAGGATGTTCGCGGTCATCCGCTTCTTTCTGACGGGGAAGACTCTTAATACGTCATTTTTGTCAATCCGATCGGATTCGGCGAATGACGCCGGTAGCCTTTCTCTTGAGCGACAATATCGAGAGGCATACTCACAATGTCCGCGAGATCGGGAGACAGCTCATCCAGTAACCCGGCCTCGACAGTTTTGACATAAGAACCGCAGCCGTCACAGGTATCAATCCT
Encoded proteins:
- a CDS encoding winged helix-turn-helix domain-containing protein, with protein sequence MLKSLFSSSIRADVLSLLLNSPDEKFYVREIAKLLRKNPSGVKRELDNLEEMGIVFSEKVANLKYFQADKESPLFSELKNLIAKSLGLPGAIKALLRAAGTKAAFIHGPYAEGEDVDTVDLVIIGATPTVLKGLKDLEKKFGIKINSTLIEEAEYKAKRKKRDAGLKRLLSGKRISLIGRA
- the lpxC gene encoding UDP-3-O-acyl-N-acetylglucosamine deacetylase, with translation MRLQRTLKQEVMFHGIGLHTGRYASVTLKPAPRDTGVIFHRTDRMMVVRAHIGAVTDTAFATTLGNETIKIKTVEHIMAVLAGLGIDNVIIEVDGPEIPILDGSSTELVGIILKAGIAKQGKKRPYLRITRPISMEDGHSEVAIYPYDGRKITYRIYFSHHLLGEQNLDIELNEETFIREIAPARTFGFLKDVEYMMAKGLAKGGSLNNAVILSDTGVMNSSGLRFKDEFVRHKVLDLIGDFSLIGFPIYGHIFASKSGHSTNLKFMKKLLSCPECWEIVSESEQPQALSLPARTF
- a CDS encoding TldD/PmbA family protein; this translates as MLDTDLLASLLKEVLARGGDYADVFVESRKVTSIQLEDGRLEKIISGIDSGAGMRLISGGKTAYGFSNDLSRDSLIRLATDLSGSFSRKTGTCVLDMTKRNPTFDSSITIRPDLVPMERKIRLVKSANTAARSLDDHIRQVTVTYRDFAQKVQVATSDGTIAGDERIQTVAAVQVVAAETGEIQTGYEAAGGNIGFELFDSVSVEDMAQKASKRAIMMLKAGKAPGGRMPIVISSEAGGTMIHEAIGHGLEADLAQQGLSIYSQKLGQEVASRLVTVIDDSTLPNKRGSFRFDDEGIPSQRTVLVDRGMLVGYLYDRLAAMRDSVKPTGNGRRESYRHRPIPRMTNTFLAPGDSSPDDILRSTPKGLFVRKMGGGQVNTVTGDFVFDVQEGYMIENGKIGEAVRGATLTGNGQEVLRSIDMVASDLGFSIGTCGKDAQGVPVSDAMPTIRVKEMVVGGGVAM
- the mtnP gene encoding S-methyl-5'-thioadenosine phosphorylase; the encoded protein is MRRVGVIAGSGFYEMEGIREKGSKRVTSPFGDPSDRYRIYELSGTEVIFLSRHGSPHRIPPHEINYRANISGFREMGVERIYGIHAVGGMNRGMKPGDIVIPDQIVDLTHSRAATFYSGSDVVHIDFTTPYCDDLRALLFASGRRGGIELRESGTYVCVNGPRLETAAEIRAFAGMGGDVVGMTGMPEASLARELAICFAGIAVVTNYAAGISEKRLTTREVVETMKVAMGRIRALVRGALEIMPENRACECAKALDDARMQDVRGHPLLSDGEDS